In a single window of the Terriglobus roseus genome:
- the cmk gene encoding (d)CMP kinase has protein sequence MTFQGNNGSDVSRQGLVVAIDGPAGAGKSTVASHLAKRFGLLNLETGAMYRALALKALRSGTALDDGEAVLLLTRSTHITLEPGDGGNRVLLDGSEVTGELRNPEVTAAASHVSVHGPVREWMVAAQRSLGNASPSGVVMEGRDIGTVVFPQAPVKIFLDASVEARGDRRFAQQPAAAENKEALLKEMRDRDTRDRSREQSPLKPAEDAIILDTTGLSLDQVLERTVALVSERIL, from the coding sequence GGCCCGGCGGGCGCGGGGAAGAGCACCGTTGCCTCGCACCTGGCGAAGCGGTTCGGTCTGCTGAACCTGGAAACCGGAGCCATGTACCGCGCGCTGGCGTTGAAGGCTCTTCGCAGTGGCACGGCTCTCGACGACGGTGAAGCCGTACTCCTGCTGACACGCTCCACGCACATCACGCTGGAGCCCGGTGACGGTGGTAATCGCGTACTCCTGGACGGCAGTGAAGTTACGGGCGAGCTTCGCAATCCAGAGGTGACGGCGGCCGCATCGCACGTCTCTGTCCATGGCCCCGTGCGTGAGTGGATGGTGGCCGCGCAGCGCTCGCTCGGGAATGCGTCTCCTTCCGGCGTTGTCATGGAAGGCCGCGACATCGGAACCGTTGTCTTTCCGCAGGCACCGGTGAAGATCTTTCTGGACGCCAGCGTCGAGGCTCGCGGTGATCGCCGTTTTGCTCAGCAGCCTGCCGCGGCTGAGAACAAGGAGGCTCTCCTGAAAGAGATGCGTGACCGCGACACACGCGACCGGTCACGTGAGCAGAGCCCGCTGAAACCGGCAGAGGATGCCATCATTCTGGACACCACTGGCCTATCGCTCGACCAGGTTCTCGAGCGCACGGTTGCACTGGTGTCGGAGCGAATTTTGTAA